In Camelina sativa cultivar DH55 chromosome 16, Cs, whole genome shotgun sequence, a single window of DNA contains:
- the LOC104751437 gene encoding V-type proton ATPase subunit c2-like yields the protein MASGFSGDETAPFFGFLGAAAALVFSCMGAAYGTAKSGVGVASMGVMRPELVMKSIVPVVMAGVLGIYGLIIAVIISTGINPKAKSYYLFDGYAHLSSGLACGLAGLSAGMAIGIVGDAGVRANAQQPKLFVGMILILIFAEALALYGLIVGIILSSRAGQSRAE from the exons ATGGCTTCAGGTTTCAGTGGCGATGAAACAGCTCCTTTCTTCGGATTCCTCGGCGCAGCCGCAGCTCTCGTTTTCTCCT GTATGGGAGCAGCGTACGGGACGGCAAAGAGCGGGGTCGGAGTTGCGTCGATGGGAGTGATGAGACCTGAACTTGTTATGAAATCGATTGTTCCTGTGGTTATGGCTGGTGTGTTAGGTATCTATGGTCTGATCATCGCCGTCATCATCAGTACTGGGATTAACCCTAAGGCCAAGTCTTATTACCTATTCGATGGCTATGCTCATCTCTCTTCTGGGCTTGCTTGTGGTCTTGCTGGTCTATCCGCCGGTATGGCTATTGGTATTGTTGGCGATGCTGGTGTTAG AGCGAATGCGCAACAACCAAAGCTCTTTGTGGGAATGATTCTGATTCTCATCTTTGCGGAAGCGCTTGCACTGTATGGTCTCATTGTTGGTATCATCCTCTCATCTCGAGCTGGTCAGTCTAGGGCTGAGTGA
- the LOC104751434 gene encoding histone H3.3-like yields the protein MARTKQTARKSHGGKAPRKQLATKAARKSAPTTGGVKKPHRYRPGTVALREIRKYQKSTELLIRKLPFQRLVREIAQDFKTDLRFQSHAVLALQEAAEAYLVGLFEDTNLCAIHAKRVTIMPKDIQLARRIRGERA from the exons ATGGCTCGTACGAAGCAAACCGCGAGAAAATCACATGGAGGAAAAGCTCCGAGGAAGCAGCTCGCCACCAAG GCGGCGAGGAAATCTGCGCCGACCACCGGTGGAGTCAAGAAGCCTCATCGTTACCGTCCTGGAACCGTCGCTCTTCG TGAGATTCGTAAGTACCAGAAGAGCACAGAGTTGTTGATCCGTAAGCTTCCCTTTCAGCGTCTTGTTCGTGAAATCGCCCAAGATTTCAAG ACGGATCTGAGATTCCAGAGCCATGCTGTGTTGGCACTCCAAGAAGCTGCGGAGGCGTATTTGGTGGGTTTGTTTGAAGACACTAACCTTTGTGCCATCCACGCCAAGAGGGTTACGATTATGCCTAAAGACATTCAGCTCGCAAGAAGAATTCGCGGGGAGCGTGCTTAG
- the LOC104751438 gene encoding probable LRR receptor-like serine/threonine-protein kinase At4g36180, producing MAATVILFLHLTFFSTVFFSRFHHTTAVSSEIQALTSFKLSLHDPLGALESWNQSSPSAPCDWHGVSCFSDRVRELRLPRLRLSGHLSPRLGELTQLRKLSLHSNDINGAVPSSLSRCVFLRALYLHYNSFSGDFPPEILNLRNLQVLNAAHNSLTGNISGVTVSKSLRYVDLSSNAISGKIPANFTAKSSLQLINLSYNRFSGEIPATLGQLRDLEYLWLDSNELQGTIPSALSNCSSLIHFSVTENSLTGLIPATLGKIPNLQVISLSENSLTGTVPASLVCGYYGYNSSMRIIQLGVNNFTGIAKPPSCVNPNLEILDVHENRIDGDFPAWLTDLTSLIVLDLSRNGFSGGIPGQIGSFAALQELRVANNSFVGEIPTSLGNCRSLRVVDFEGNKFSGQIPGFFSQLRSLTTVSLGRNGFSGRITSDLLTLHGLETLSLNENHLAGIIPSEITKLANLSVLNLSFNRFSGEIPANVGDLKSLSVLNLSGCGLTDRIPVSVSGLMKLRVLDLSKQSISGQLPVELFGLPDLQVVALGNNEFDGVVPEGFSSLVSLKYLNLSSNSFSGRIPSTYGFLKSLQVLSLSHNRISGSIPPEIGNCSRLEVLELGWNRLKGHIPVYVSKLSRLRKLDLGHNSLTGSVPDQVSKDSSLESLLLNSNSLSGRIPETLSRLVNLTALDLSSNRLNSTIPSSLSRLQSLSYFNVSRNSLQGEIPTALAARFPNPSGFVNNPRLCGKPLGIECPKIRRRRRRKLILLVTLAVAGALLLLLCCCGYVFSLWRWRNKLRLGLTRDKKGTPSRTSRASSGGTRGEDNNGGPKLVMFNNKITLAETLEATRQFDEENVLSRGRYGLVFKATFRDGMVLSVRRLMDGASITDATFRNQAEALGRVKHKNITVLRGYYCGPPDLRLLVYDYMPNGNLSTLLQEASHQDGHVLNWPMRHLIALGIARGLSFLHSLTIIHGDLKPQNVLFDADFEAHLSEFGLDRLTALTPAEEPSTSSTPVGSLGYIAPEASLTGEASKESDVYSFGIVLLEILTGKKAVIFTEDEDIVKWVKRQLQKGQIVELLEPGLLELDPESSEWEEFLLGIKVGLLCTGGDVVDRPSMADVVFMLEGCRVGPAISLSADPSSPTSPAATAAS from the exons ATGGCCGCAACGGTCATTTTATTCCTTCACTTAACCTTCTTCTCCACCGTATTCTTCTCCAGATTCCACCACACCACCGCCGTCTCATCAGAGATACAAGCACTCACATCGTTCAAACTCTCACTCCACGACCCTCTAGGCGCTCTCGAATCATGGAACCAATCGTCTCCCTCAGCTCCATGCGACTGGCACGGCGTTTCCTGCTTCTCCGACCGTGTACGAGAGCTTCGTCTCCCTCGTCTCCGCCTTTCAGGCCACCTCAGTCCTCGACTCGGTGAGTTAACTCAGCTCCGTAAACTCAGTCTCCACTCAAACGACATAAACGGCGCcgttccttcttctctctcccgcTGCGTCTTCCTTAGAGCGCTTTACCTCCACTACAACTCCTTCTCCGGCGATTTCCCACCGGAGATATTGAATCTCAGGAACCTCCAAGTCCTCAACGCTGCTCACAACTCACTCACCGGAAACATCTCCGGCGTCACAGTCTCGAAGAGTCTCCGTTACGTAGATTTGTCTTCCAACGCAATCTCCGGCAAGATTCCGGCGAATTTCACGGCGAAATCATCTCTCCAGCTCATCAACCTCTCGTACAACCGTTTCTCCGGTGAGATCCCGGCGACATTGGGACAACTACGAGACCTAGAGTACCTATGGCTAGACTCAAACGAGTTACAAGGCACAATACCATCTGCATTATCAAACTGTTCGTCGCTTATTCACTTCAGCGTAACCGAGAACTCCCTCACCGGTTTAATCCCGGCGACTCTCGGGAAGATCCCAAACCTCCAG GTGATTTCATTATCGGAGAATTCATTAACCGGAACAGTACCGGCGAGTCTTGTATGTGGCTATTACGGTTACAATTCGTCCATGCGGATCATTCAATTAGGAGTTAATAACTTCACGGGGATAGCTAAGCCGCCGTCTTGCGTGAACCCTAATTTGGAGATCCTCGACGTTCACGAGAATCGCATTGATGGCGATTTTCCCGCGTGGTTGACTGATTTGACCTCTTTAATCGTTTTGGATTTATCTAGAAACGGTTTCTCCGGCGGTATTCCGGGTCAAATTGGGAGCTTCGCGGCGCTTCAGGAGCTGAGAGTAGCTAACAATTCGTTCGTTGGTGAAATCCCGACGAGTCTCGGAAACTGCAGATCGTTGCGTGTCGTTGATTTCGAAGGGAACAAGTTCTCGGGTCAGATTCCGGGGTTTTTTAGTCAGTTACGGAGCCTGACAACGGTATCTCTCGGAAGAAACGGGTTCTCGGGTCGGATTACATCGGATCTTCTTACGTTACACGGACTCGAGACGTTGAGTCTCAACGAGAATCATCTCGCTGGAATCATACCGTCGGAGATAACGAAGCTAGCTAATCTTAGCGTTCTTAATCTCAGCTTCAATAGATTTTCCGGTGAAATTCCGGCCAATGTGGGTGACTTAAAGAGCTTGAGTGTTTTAAACCTAAGTGGATGCGGGTTAACGGATCGGATTCCGGTTAGTGTTAGCGGTTTAATGAAGCTTCGGGTTTTGGATTTAAGTAAACAGAGTATCTCCGGTCAGTTACCAGTCGAGCTCTTTGGTTTACCGGATCTTCAAGTGGTTGCTCTTGGAAACAACGAGTTCGACGGCGTCGTACCGGAAGGTTTCAGCAGCTTGGTTAGTCTTAAGTACTTAAATCTCAGTTCCAATTCATTTTCCGGACGTATCCCTTCCACCTATGGGTTTCTCAAATCATTACAAGTGCTTTCCCTGTCTCACAATCGGATCTCTGGTTCAATCCCGCCGGAGATTGGGAATTGCTCTCGTCTTGAGGTTCTTGAGCTCGGTTGGAACCGGTTAAAGGGTCACATTCCGGTTTACGTTTCTAAATTGTCTCGTTTGAGGAAGCTTGATTTGGGTCACAACAGTTTAACAGGGAGTGTTCCTGATCAGGTTTCTAAAGATTCGTCTCTAGAGTCTCTCCTGCTTAATTCGAATTCTCTATCGGGTCGAATACCTGAAACTTTATCAAGATTGGTGAACTTAACGGCGTTGGATCTTTCTTCCAACAGATTGAATTCCACTATACCATCAAGTCTTTCTCGACTTCAGTCTCTGAGCTACTTCAACGTATCAAGAAACAGCTTACAAGGGGAGATTCCAACAGCTCTAGCTGCGCGTTTTCCTAATCCGTCCGGCTTTGTTAATAACCCGAGGCTTTGCGGTAAACCGCTCGGTATAGAATGTCCAAAAATTCGGcgacgaagaaggagaaagctAATCCTATTGGTGACACTAGCAGTGGCTGgagctttgttgttgttactctGTTGTTGTGGTTATGTGTTTAGTTTATGGAGATGGCGGAACAAACTAAGATTGGGTTTGACTCGGGACAAGAAAGGGACACCATCACGTACATCCAGGGCTAGTTCTGGTGGGACAAGAGGAGAAGACAACAATGGAGGACCTAAACTTGTTATGTTCAACAACAAGATCACACTAGCTGAAACTTTAGAAGCCACGAGACAGTTCGACGAAGAAAATGTATTGAGTCGAGGAAGGTACGGGTTGGTTTTCAAGGCGACGTTTAGAGACGGGATGGTACTGTCGGTTCGGAGACTCATGGACGGTGCTTCGATAACCGACGCAACGTTCCGTAATCAAGCAGAGGCTTTAGGTAGAGTGAAGCACAAGAACATTACGGTCTTGAGAGGATATTACTGCGGACCGCCTGATCTAAGACTTCTTGTTTACGACTACATGCCCAACGGAAACCTCTCCACGCTTTTGCAAGAAGCATCACACCAAGACGGACATGTCTTGAACTGGCCGATGCGTCATCTCATCGCTCTTGGAATCGCTAGAGGACTCTCCTTCTTGCATTCTTTAACAATCATTCACGGCGATCTAAAACCGCAAAACGTCCTCTTCGATGCAGATTTCGAAGCTCACTTGTCAGAGTTCGGTTTAGATAGATTGACTGCATTGACTCCCGCTGAAGAACCGTCAACTTCATCCACTCCGGTCGGGTCTTTAGGTTACATTGCACCCGAAGCATCGTTAACGGGGGAAGCAAGTAAAGAGAGCGACGTCTACAGCTTTGGGATCGTGTTGTTAGAGATCTTAACGGGGAAAAAAGCAGTGATTTTCACGGAGGATGAAGATATAGTGAAATGGGTGAAGAGACAGTTACAAAAGGGTCAGATCGTTGAGTTGCTGGAACCGGGTTTGTTGGAGCTTGACCCGGAAAGTTCGGAGTGGGAAGAGTTCTTGTTAGGGATCAAAGTTGGGCTGTTGTGTACCGGAGGAGACGTCGTTGATCGTCCGTCAATGGCTGATGTTGTGTTCATGCTTGAAGGGTGTAGAGTCGGTCCGGCGATTTCCTTGTCCGCCGATC CTAGTTCACCTACTTCTCCAGCCGCCACCGCCGCATCTTGA
- the LOC104751435 gene encoding aldehyde oxidase GLOX-like translates to MAAKATIRIFTDVNYLRCLAFFFLLSCHLTSGAGGTWRLLLPNVGISAMHSQLLHNDRVIMYDRTNFGPSNISLPNGACRKSPNDAVSKTDCTAHSVEYNVALNSIRPLTVQSNTWCSSGGVTPDGTLLQTGGSRDGERKTRLFAPCDDDSCDWTEVDNGLAASRWYASNHVLPDGRQIIIGGRDQFNYEFFPKTNAPNLYELPFLAQTTDPGQENNLYPYVFLNTDGNLFIFANNRAILLNYATNTVVKTYPEIPGGDPRSYPSTGSAVLLPIKNLVLEVLVCGGAPKGSYILASQRKTFIKALDTCARININDENPQWAVEKMPRARVMGDMTLLPDGHVLLINGGSSGTAAWELGREPVFNPDIYHPDRPVGSRFEPQNANAIPRMYHSTATLLRDGRVIVGGSNPHAYYNFTGVLFPTELSLEAFSPSYLESKYSSLRPVIMDPMPQTTINYGQILRLRFTVQGRVKTPVKVTMVYPSFNTHSFSMSQRLLVLDHVLFLRIGLSRIYEVSVRTPSSVNLAPPGYYMVFVVNQDIPSEGVWVRLE, encoded by the exons atggcTGCAAAAGCTACAATCCGAATCTTCACCGACGTTAATTATCTCCGATGCTtggctttcttcttcctcctctcgtGCCACTTGACATCTGGAGCCGGAGGAACATGGAGGCTTCTCTTACCGAACGTCGGAATCTCAGCAATGCACTCTCAGCTCCTCCACAACGACCGTGTCATAATGTACGACCGAACCAACTTTGGTCCTTCCAACATCTCTCTCCCTAACGGAGCCTGCCGAAAGAGCCCCAACGACGCCGTCTCCAAAACCGACTGCACAGCGCACTCGGTAGAGTACAACGTCGCCTTGAACAGTATCCGTCCCTTAACCGTCCAATCCAACACTTGGTGCTCCTCAGGCGGAGTCACCCCCGACGGCACTCTCCTCCAAACCGGAGGAAGTAGAGACGGAGAACGTAAAACTAGACTATTCGCCCCTTGCGACGACGATTCTTGCGACTGGACAGAAGTAGATAACGGACTAGCTGCAAGCAGATGGTACGCTTCGAACCATGTTCTCCCTGACGGTCGTCAGATCATAATCGGAGGTCGAGATCAATTCAACTACGAGTTTTTCCCAAAAACAAACGCTCCAAATCTCTACGAATTACCGTTCTTGGCCCAAACCACTGATCCTGGACAAGAAAACAATCTTTACCCTTACGTGTTCCTCAACACCGATGGTAACTTGTTCATATTCGCAAACAACAGAGCTATATTGCTCAATTATGCAACAAACACTGTCGTCAAAACTTATCCGGAGATCCCTGGAGGCGATCCGAGAAGCTACCCTAGCACTGGCTCAGCCGTTCTCTTGCCGATCAAGAACCTTGTGTTAGAGGTTCTAGTGTGCGGAGGTGCACCGAAAGGTTCGTACATCCTCGCTTCTCAGAGAAAGACTTTTATTAAAGCTCTTGACACGTGTGCGAGAATCAATATCAACGACGAGAATCCTCAGTGGGCTGTTGAGAAGATGCCGAGAGCTAGAGTTATGGGAGAC ATGACGCTTTTACCTGACGGACATGTTCTGTTAATTAACGGTGGTTCTTCAGGGACAGCTGCTTGGGAGCTTGGTCGTGAACCGGTTTTTAATCCTGATATTTATCATCCCGATAGACCGGTCGGTTCAAGATTCGAACCTCAGAACGCAAACGCTATCCCTCGGATGTACCATTCAACCGCGACGTTGCTTCGTGACGGGAGAGTTATCGTCGGAGGGAGCAACCCACACGCGTATTACAATTTCACCGGTGTGCTTTTCCCGACGGAGCTGAGTTTAGAGGCTTTTTCGCCGTCGTATTTGGAATCTAAGTACTCGAGTCTTCGTCCGGTGATCATGGATCCTATGCCACAGACAACGATCAATTACGGTCAAATCTTGAGGCTGAGGTTTACTGTACAGGGAAGAGTGAAGACTCCGGTTAAAGTCACTATGGTGTATCCTTCGTTTAATACACATTCCTTCTCGATGAGTCAGAGGCTTTTGGTTCTTGATCATGTCTTGTTTTTAAGGATTGGTTTGAGCAGGATTTATGAAGTTAGCGTCAGGACTCCGAGCTCTGTGAATCTTGCACCGCCCGGTTATTACATGGTTTTCGTGGTGAACCAAGATATACCAAGTGAAGGTGTTTGGGTACGTTTAGAGTGA